The Planococcus donghaensis genome contains a region encoding:
- a CDS encoding ArsR/SmtB family transcription factor yields MNQQSIFILETYEQLKVISDPLRTKMLIYLVEQPHTGQMLAQELNLSRAKVLYHLRELEKYGIIQLVRKEERGGNILKFYQAVARGFIPADHLLTYVESQEATRQSYLEVIDRAKTRVLTAPEESFELHSSNVDEWNNLSLQTEFTVSEKKFVEFTRKYRELLSTLNEEDEEADKQHYYLMTTAFQIDELLFKKEN; encoded by the coding sequence TTGAATCAACAATCTATTTTCATTCTCGAAACGTATGAACAATTAAAGGTTATTAGTGATCCACTACGCACCAAAATGCTCATTTATCTAGTCGAACAACCTCACACAGGACAAATGCTGGCTCAAGAACTCAACCTTTCGCGAGCCAAAGTTCTCTACCACCTTCGAGAATTAGAGAAATACGGCATTATTCAGCTTGTCCGAAAAGAAGAACGTGGAGGAAATATCCTGAAATTCTACCAGGCCGTTGCCCGAGGATTTATTCCGGCAGATCATTTGCTTACCTATGTGGAATCCCAGGAAGCTACACGCCAGTCCTATTTAGAAGTCATTGATCGTGCAAAAACACGGGTGCTCACAGCGCCAGAAGAATCATTTGAACTGCACTCTTCCAATGTCGACGAATGGAACAACCTGTCACTTCAAACTGAATTTACTGTAAGCGAGAAAAAATTTGTGGAATTCACACGGAAGTACCGTGAACTCTTAAGTACATTAAATGAAGAGGATGAGGAAGCGGACAAGCAACATTACTACTTGATGACTACGGCATTTCAGATTGATGAATTGCTGTTTAAAAAAGAAAATTAG